One region of Bacteroidota bacterium genomic DNA includes:
- a CDS encoding T9SS type A sorting domain-containing protein gives MKKYVKIFLLLFFIIVTVSNSYSQGLNTMAYGDSNTVFAFGDNGKVLKTYNGGLTWSRTTLGTANFVSSAAVGSFFMAASNDGKVTRINFQTGETIVYTTPATSINGCNFRGFSDGFIVGNNGSVYKSTDFGISWTLKNSGIPGTVKLNAIGGTDPYYITVGDGGVAYKTTNGGNNWTALTTGTTKNLLTVFTSGPLVDYFVGGESGAYFSGTVSVAGNPTVTYLTPSDIRTISGVNSFYIRIGGGQGFIRNNTFPNGDGFAHFEPNPLMSDLSCITVNRVNLNGTYYACSNKTDAIIKTTNNGANWEFTGGATKSISWVTKLSASGGIGNNLCMNPNNKNEMYVVYGKNMYRSMDRCETWTNFGTVGATSGTISIAHSFYVSTLDTNVLMCAIEGTPTDKVVRSTNYGATWTTIIASNFSSYGMPLEMDQNTPGVFYYAPDNGGFWKSTDNGATFTEISGAYPFRSPCDVVVEWGNSNNILLADGITGSGVADIFKSTNGGVNWVKVFTNTSGASEIPSMCNSQFDKNLVYATNWSSANRYKSTNAGSNWAGIQSTSFSGWGSDICHEDPNVVLTGNYGQGSSFSTNGGTSWTEYNMPAGGCGAGIIVPERGYLVAMECSALLKMNVTYNVITNVEEQTLTGIPSKYNLYQNYPNPFNPITEIRYDIVNPGNVSMKVFDQSGKEVYNLVNGFKNAGSYSVKFDAASFASGVYYYTLETGGNIFTKKMILVK, from the coding sequence ATGAAAAAGTATGTAAAGATTTTTTTACTTTTATTCTTTATTATAGTTACTGTTTCAAATTCCTATTCTCAGGGTTTGAATACAATGGCTTATGGAGATTCAAATACTGTTTTTGCCTTTGGTGATAACGGTAAAGTTCTGAAAACTTATAATGGCGGTTTGACATGGTCAAGAACGACTTTAGGGACTGCTAATTTTGTAAGTTCAGCCGCAGTTGGCTCGTTCTTCATGGCAGCGAGTAACGACGGTAAAGTTACAAGAATAAATTTTCAAACAGGTGAAACTATTGTTTACACTACACCTGCTACTTCCATAAATGGCTGTAACTTCCGCGGATTCAGTGACGGATTTATCGTTGGAAATAATGGAAGTGTTTATAAGTCAACTGATTTCGGTATATCTTGGACATTAAAGAATTCAGGAATCCCCGGTACAGTGAAACTTAATGCAATAGGAGGAACCGACCCATATTATATTACAGTTGGTGATGGCGGAGTCGCATACAAAACAACGAATGGCGGAAATAACTGGACTGCATTAACAACAGGTACAACTAAAAATTTACTCACAGTATTCACCTCCGGACCCTTAGTTGATTATTTTGTTGGCGGTGAATCAGGTGCATATTTTTCCGGTACGGTATCAGTTGCGGGTAACCCGACAGTTACTTATTTGACACCTAGTGATATAAGAACTATATCAGGTGTTAATTCATTTTATATAAGGATTGGCGGCGGACAGGGATTTATAAGAAATAATACATTCCCTAACGGTGACGGTTTTGCTCATTTTGAACCAAATCCTTTAATGTCGGATTTATCCTGCATAACTGTAAACAGAGTAAATCTTAACGGCACTTATTATGCATGCAGCAACAAAACCGATGCTATAATTAAAACAACAAATAACGGTGCTAATTGGGAATTTACCGGCGGAGCAACCAAAAGTATATCATGGGTAACTAAATTATCAGCTTCAGGCGGAATAGGAAATAATCTTTGCATGAACCCAAACAACAAAAATGAAATGTACGTTGTTTACGGAAAAAATATGTACAGAAGTATGGATAGATGTGAAACCTGGACAAATTTCGGAACTGTAGGAGCTACGTCAGGAACAATTTCTATAGCTCACTCTTTCTATGTAAGCACACTTGATACAAATGTTTTAATGTGCGCAATTGAAGGTACGCCAACTGACAAAGTGGTCAGAAGCACTAACTATGGAGCAACGTGGACTACAATAATTGCAAGCAACTTCAGCAGTTATGGAATGCCGCTTGAAATGGACCAAAACACTCCGGGTGTATTTTATTATGCACCGGATAACGGCGGTTTCTGGAAATCCACAGATAACGGAGCAACCTTTACTGAAATAAGCGGAGCTTATCCGTTCAGAAGTCCTTGTGACGTAGTAGTTGAATGGGGAAATTCAAATAATATTTTACTTGCTGATGGTATCACAGGAAGCGGTGTTGCAGATATTTTTAAATCAACAAACGGCGGAGTTAACTGGGTAAAAGTATTTACAAATACAAGCGGAGCAAGTGAGATTCCTTCTATGTGCAATAGTCAGTTTGATAAAAATTTAGTTTATGCAACTAACTGGTCATCGGCAAACAGATATAAATCAACTAATGCCGGTAGTAACTGGGCGGGAATTCAATCTACGTCATTCAGCGGTTGGGGCTCGGACATTTGCCATGAAGACCCGAATGTAGTATTGACGGGAAACTACGGACAAGGCTCATCATTCTCTACAAACGGCGGTACAAGCTGGACTGAATATAATATGCCTGCAGGCGGATGCGGCGCAGGAATTATTGTGCCTGAAAGAGGATATCTTGTCGCGATGGAGTGCAGCGCGCTTCTTAAAATGAATGTAACTTACAATGTTATTACAAATGTTGAAGAGCAGACACTAACAGGTATTCCTTCAAAATATAACTTGTATCAAAACTATCCTAATCCTTTTAACCCGATAACAGAAATCAGATACGATATAGTTAATCCGGGAAATGTTTCAATGAAAGTTTTTGACCAGTCAGGTAAAGAAGTTTATAATCTGGTAAATGGTTTTAAAAATGCCGGTTCATATAGTGTTAAATTTGATGCGGCTTCTTTTGCATCAGGAGTATATTATTATACATTAGAAACAGGCGGTAACATTTTTACAAAGAAAATGATTTTAGTAAAATAA
- a CDS encoding histidine--tRNA ligase, with product MQIQKPRGTYDLIPTEVVKRRYVEETTRKVFSNFNFSEIRTPTFENTQLFKRGIGEETDIVSKEMYSFSDGEFTLKPEMTASVIRSYLENSLYNESPLQKLYYISNMFRAERPQKGRYREFSQFGAEAIGSGDYSIDVEMIVLADSILKALGLKDYTITLNTLGTIEERKIYLDNLKAFLKPFESQLSETSKVRLEKNPLRILDTKNPEERKILENAPALYDFLNDESKNHFQNILSSLDALKIKYVIDYKLVRGLDYYTSTAFEFISAELGAQSTILGGGRYDVLVEMLGGKPTPAIGFAAGIERILILLEEKAKAGRFTFPEDNKLNLYIVNAGLKDTSRIQSILTVLRTMGIKCESDFLSRSVKSQMKEANKYNAEYTIVLGENEITSQKCKLKRMADSKEIEADINRIYDDIMLFEELLNKQTLANNAD from the coding sequence ATGCAAATACAAAAACCACGCGGAACGTACGATTTAATCCCAACTGAAGTTGTAAAAAGAAGATATGTTGAAGAAACTACGCGAAAAGTTTTTTCCAATTTCAATTTCAGTGAGATTCGCACACCTACATTTGAAAATACTCAGTTATTTAAACGCGGCATAGGCGAAGAGACCGACATTGTTTCCAAAGAAATGTATTCATTCAGTGACGGCGAGTTTACGCTTAAGCCTGAAATGACTGCATCAGTAATCCGTTCTTATCTTGAGAACAGCTTGTACAACGAGTCCCCTTTGCAGAAACTATATTACATTTCAAATATGTTCAGGGCTGAGCGTCCGCAGAAAGGCCGCTATCGCGAATTCTCACAATTCGGTGCAGAGGCAATCGGCAGCGGAGATTATTCTATCGATGTTGAAATGATTGTACTTGCAGATTCGATTCTGAAAGCGCTGGGACTTAAAGATTATACTATTACACTTAACACACTTGGTACTATTGAAGAAAGAAAAATTTATCTTGATAACCTTAAAGCATTTCTCAAACCGTTTGAATCGCAGTTATCTGAAACTAGCAAAGTAAGATTAGAAAAAAATCCGTTACGCATACTTGATACAAAAAATCCCGAAGAAAGAAAAATTTTAGAGAACGCACCTGCTCTTTATGATTTTTTAAACGATGAATCTAAAAATCATTTTCAGAATATTTTATCATCGCTCGATGCATTAAAAATAAAATATGTTATAGATTATAAGCTTGTGCGCGGACTCGATTACTACACTTCAACTGCATTTGAATTTATTTCCGCAGAGCTTGGCGCGCAGAGTACTATTCTCGGCGGCGGAAGATATGATGTTCTTGTTGAAATGCTTGGCGGAAAACCTACTCCTGCAATCGGCTTTGCCGCAGGAATCGAACGTATATTAATTTTACTTGAAGAGAAAGCTAAAGCAGGAAGATTTACATTTCCTGAGGATAATAAACTTAATCTTTACATAGTCAATGCAGGATTAAAAGATACATCAAGAATACAAAGTATTCTTACAGTTTTAAGAACTATGGGAATAAAATGCGAGTCGGATTTTTTATCGCGCAGCGTGAAATCACAGATGAAGGAAGCTAATAAATATAACGCTGAATATACTATCGTGCTGGGTGAAAATGAAATTACATCTCAAAAGTGTAAACTAAAAAGAATGGCTGACAGTAAGGAAATTGAGGCGGACATAAACAGAATTTACGATGACATAATGCTCTTTGAAGAGTTATTAAACAAACAAACATTAGCAAATAATGCGGACTAA
- a CDS encoding T9SS type A sorting domain-containing protein, producing MKKVITILLLGLVILSGSSVVFATDYPVVFVSRNMVSNGNVLFPQATLIPGMGPYGRFAIVGGKLLIRNTDGSIFTLIDSTKNFNGISLVDVQQPFVSYDGNKIIFAGVESRDSSWRIYEIYKDGTGFKKLTFSNRNISLNQFGPAADKFRTYEDIDPIYLPDGRILFASTRYPTLSQKGFPATNLFVTDSNSTYIKRVTSERNSGEKPSINPQNGAIIYSRWWQNIDRPSNATENKITRDDNLALTTDFGNVWQVASCVTDSDVLKFYGGDPQHRITLNNYRGRVMSNGKLLSVFTPDRSMTMTSGSPGIRITDKGLSYYKYLAGVDTNTALLNPTSTYTYAGPYATDPAEMPDGRIIFSYALSPINSDYALYTYDLNTNTISPFYDIPGTLELNAEPLVSRPRPPLNLGVDDYDQSQVPPTTDPNTFYQGGLFRFDCLNVYANAPVDTPIDDAPPIKKRAKFQFFLNFQRQDPNGQDYPILFREIDLDFDGKIAQGDMPANVSMFEQMVDSTGKVMQNRKGNIAHVSGFNFGAQGSGTKCVGCHAGHTQISVANNVTEGGYTNLSTSALVTASSILNNDSSFAGQKVVDRKANNVNASVNWIANGANDQYVDLKWEIPIESRKIKLYNIIPNEGAGTNISVNDCEIFFYYKDVLLKYIPSTGPIPADGLIIPLTPVQKFDRMSVFIRNFTGKIMNKSVAGLAEIEVNAKISYDEPTGEPVVIPNTYYLNQNYPNPFNPTTKISFSLAKAEYARLEIFDITGRSVAVLISGEITEGKHTIDFSANSNFASGVYFYRLTTPSFNLARKMLLVK from the coding sequence GTGAAAAAAGTAATTACGATTTTATTATTGGGGCTTGTTATTCTCTCAGGAAGTTCAGTTGTTTTTGCGACTGACTATCCTGTAGTATTTGTTTCCAGAAACATGGTAAGCAACGGAAACGTTTTATTTCCTCAGGCTACCCTTATACCGGGTATGGGTCCTTACGGCAGATTTGCAATTGTCGGCGGCAAGCTTCTCATCCGCAACACTGACGGAAGCATCTTCACATTAATTGACAGTACAAAAAATTTCAACGGAATATCTTTAGTTGATGTACAGCAGCCGTTCGTAAGCTATGACGGCAATAAAATTATTTTTGCAGGCGTTGAAAGCAGGGACAGCTCATGGAGAATTTATGAAATATATAAAGACGGTACAGGATTTAAAAAACTTACGTTCAGCAACAGAAATATAAGTCTTAACCAGTTTGGTCCTGCAGCAGATAAATTCAGAACATATGAAGATATTGACCCTATTTATTTACCGGATGGCAGAATATTGTTCGCATCAACCCGCTACCCTACTTTATCACAAAAAGGATTTCCTGCAACAAACTTATTTGTAACAGACTCAAATAGCACATATATAAAACGTGTTACTTCAGAACGAAATAGCGGTGAAAAGCCTTCCATAAATCCACAGAACGGAGCAATAATTTACTCACGCTGGTGGCAAAATATTGACAGGCCGAGTAACGCTACTGAAAATAAGATCACAAGAGATGACAATTTGGCCCTTACTACAGATTTCGGCAATGTTTGGCAGGTAGCATCCTGCGTTACCGATTCTGATGTATTGAAATTTTATGGCGGCGACCCGCAGCATAGAATTACACTGAACAATTATCGCGGCAGAGTAATGTCAAACGGAAAGCTGCTATCGGTTTTTACTCCCGACCGTTCAATGACTATGACTAGCGGAAGCCCGGGAATTAGAATCACTGATAAAGGATTATCATATTACAAATATCTTGCAGGAGTTGATACAAACACTGCTCTGCTAAACCCGACTTCGACTTATACATATGCAGGACCATATGCAACTGACCCTGCTGAAATGCCCGACGGACGCATTATTTTCTCCTATGCTCTTTCTCCTATAAACTCCGATTACGCTTTATATACATATGACTTAAATACAAATACTATAAGTCCGTTCTATGATATTCCCGGGACTCTTGAGCTTAATGCTGAGCCTTTAGTTTCCCGACCGAGACCCCCGCTTAACTTAGGAGTTGATGATTACGATCAGAGCCAGGTTCCTCCTACTACTGACCCGAATACATTTTATCAGGGCGGATTGTTCAGATTCGACTGTCTTAATGTTTATGCAAATGCTCCGGTCGATACTCCTATTGACGATGCTCCTCCGATTAAAAAGCGAGCAAAGTTTCAGTTCTTTTTAAACTTCCAGAGACAGGACCCTAACGGTCAGGACTACCCTATTTTATTCAGAGAAATTGACTTGGATTTTGACGGTAAAATTGCCCAAGGCGATATGCCGGCAAACGTATCAATGTTCGAGCAGATGGTTGACAGCACAGGAAAAGTAATGCAGAACAGAAAAGGTAATATTGCTCACGTATCAGGATTTAATTTCGGCGCGCAGGGTTCAGGTACAAAATGCGTTGGCTGCCATGCAGGACATACACAAATTTCTGTTGCAAACAATGTAACTGAAGGCGGATATACAAATTTATCCACTTCTGCATTAGTAACTGCAAGCAGTATATTAAATAATGATTCATCCTTTGCAGGACAAAAAGTCGTCGACAGAAAAGCAAACAACGTCAATGCATCAGTTAACTGGATTGCAAACGGAGCAAATGACCAGTATGTGGATTTAAAATGGGAGATTCCGATTGAGAGCAGAAAAATAAAATTATATAATATTATTCCAAACGAAGGTGCAGGCACAAACATAAGTGTCAATGACTGCGAAATATTTTTCTATTATAAAGATGTTTTACTGAAGTATATTCCTTCAACAGGACCAATACCTGCAGACGGGCTTATTATTCCGTTAACACCAGTACAAAAATTTGACAGAATGTCTGTGTTCATAAGAAATTTTACAGGGAAGATTATGAACAAAAGTGTTGCAGGACTTGCAGAAATAGAAGTTAATGCTAAAATTTCTTACGATGAGCCTACAGGAGAACCTGTTGTAATTCCGAACACATATTATTTAAATCAGAATTATCCGAATCCGTTCAATCCCACTACCAAAATATCATTCAGCCTTGCAAAAGCAGAATATGCAAGATTAGAAATATTTGATATAACGGGACGCTCAGTTGCTGTTTTAATAAGCGGAGAAATTACTGAAGGCAAACATACGATTGACTTCAGCGCTAACTCAAACTTTGCATCCGGAGTTTATTTTTACAGGCTTACTACTCCGTCTTTTAACCTTGCAAGAAAAATGCTGTTGGTGAAATAA
- a CDS encoding T9SS type A sorting domain-containing protein yields the protein MKKNLQLFLFCSILILSAQNLFSQGLNAIIAPDNLNVVAAGNNGNIFRSSNGGASWSRTIIGSVNYKSITSFGDDVWISGSDGKVYKTSKVNSPLNGIATGTSNSLNGISFTSLTTGFVCADGGLIYKTTDAGFNWTLSNSGIPNVKLNAINFRDANYGVTVGDNGKIYLTDNGGASWTAVTSGTTRNLLAVKAFGTGTIITGEWGTLISLTGVTAAIINSRVNSDIRAISGTSFTDVHIVGGGGFIRNNKNSSNEFLNFEINPMMGNLADVNFLDATTGFAVSSLNNAIIKTTNGGQSWQLTAGNSANITYSQKLTSFSGIGNGLCLHPNNRDAIFVCYGRTIYRSFNRGENWTQIATIPNTLITSNSTHSFYVSPLDTSVFIAACESAPNDRVIRSTDYGTTWSVILNSNFTSYGTPLEIDHVNPAIFYYAPDGGGFYKSTNSGATFTEISGIYPFRSPCDISVSWEEPNVIILADGVTSAAQPADLFKSTNGGVNWVKVFTNPGTGGNFSEIPCIMNSRFDKNLLYITNWSGNMRFKSTNGGDNWFSIQSTSFSGWTGEICQEDPSLVLTGRYGQSVSLSTNSGANWTEFSLPSGNCGAGTIVPARDYLISQQCDGVLKMKIQYDGADIIEEGIISNNVPSDYSLYQNFPNPFNPTTEIRYDIKSGGMVKLKIYSEEGRNIYTLVDGNKNAGTYSVKFDASNFSSGVYYYTLETVGNLLTKKMVLVK from the coding sequence ATGAAGAAAAATTTACAGCTCTTCCTGTTCTGTTCAATCTTAATTTTATCAGCTCAAAATTTATTTTCTCAGGGGTTAAATGCTATTATTGCTCCCGATAATTTAAATGTTGTTGCCGCAGGTAATAACGGAAATATATTCCGCTCAAGTAATGGTGGAGCATCATGGTCAAGAACCATAATAGGTTCTGTAAATTATAAAAGTATTACTTCATTCGGCGATGATGTCTGGATAAGCGGAAGCGACGGCAAGGTTTATAAAACAAGTAAAGTAAATTCTCCTCTCAACGGAATTGCAACAGGAACATCAAATTCTCTCAATGGAATATCTTTCACAAGTCTTACTACCGGATTTGTATGTGCCGATGGCGGTTTAATTTATAAAACAACAGATGCGGGCTTCAACTGGACTTTGAGTAATTCTGGTATTCCGAACGTAAAGTTAAACGCTATTAATTTCAGAGATGCAAATTATGGAGTAACAGTCGGAGATAACGGAAAAATTTATTTAACAGATAACGGAGGAGCGAGCTGGACAGCCGTAACATCCGGTACTACAAGAAATCTTCTTGCAGTAAAGGCATTCGGGACGGGCACAATTATAACCGGTGAGTGGGGAACACTGATATCACTAACGGGAGTCACTGCTGCGATAATCAACTCAAGAGTAAATTCAGATATTAGAGCAATAAGCGGTACAAGTTTTACTGATGTTCACATAGTTGGCGGCGGCGGGTTTATACGAAACAATAAAAATTCAAGCAATGAGTTTTTGAATTTTGAAATCAACCCTATGATGGGAAATCTTGCAGATGTAAATTTTCTTGATGCTACAACAGGTTTTGCAGTAAGCAGTTTAAATAATGCTATTATTAAAACTACAAACGGAGGACAAAGCTGGCAGTTAACTGCGGGTAATTCAGCTAATATAACATATTCCCAAAAACTGACATCATTCAGCGGAATAGGCAACGGACTTTGTCTTCATCCGAATAACAGAGATGCAATTTTTGTATGCTATGGAAGAACTATTTACAGAAGTTTTAACAGAGGAGAAAATTGGACACAAATTGCAACCATACCAAACACATTAATTACTTCAAACAGTACACATTCATTTTATGTAAGCCCTCTCGATACAAGTGTTTTTATTGCTGCCTGTGAAAGCGCTCCAAATGACAGAGTAATCAGAAGTACTGATTATGGAACAACATGGAGTGTTATACTTAATTCAAATTTTACAAGCTACGGTACTCCTCTTGAAATTGACCACGTAAATCCTGCAATTTTTTATTATGCCCCGGATGGCGGCGGTTTTTATAAATCCACTAACAGCGGCGCAACATTTACAGAAATAAGCGGGATTTATCCGTTCAGAAGTCCTTGCGATATATCAGTATCCTGGGAAGAACCCAATGTGATTATTTTAGCTGACGGAGTTACAAGCGCAGCTCAGCCGGCGGATTTATTTAAATCAACTAACGGTGGTGTGAACTGGGTGAAAGTTTTTACAAATCCCGGAACCGGAGGAAACTTCAGTGAAATTCCCTGCATTATGAATTCCCGTTTCGATAAAAATTTATTGTATATCACGAACTGGAGCGGAAACATGAGATTTAAATCTACCAATGGGGGAGACAACTGGTTTTCAATACAGTCAACTTCTTTCAGCGGGTGGACAGGTGAAATCTGTCAGGAAGACCCGTCTTTAGTTCTTACCGGCCGTTACGGTCAGAGTGTATCATTATCCACAAACAGCGGTGCTAACTGGACTGAGTTTTCATTGCCGAGCGGAAACTGCGGAGCGGGCACAATTGTTCCTGCAAGAGATTATCTTATATCGCAGCAGTGTGACGGAGTTTTAAAAATGAAAATACAATATGATGGAGCAGATATAATTGAGGAAGGAATAATATCAAATAATGTACCTTCAGATTATTCTTTATATCAAAATTTCCCGAATCCGTTCAACCCAACGACTGAAATCCGTTATGATATTAAGAGTGGGGGAATGGTAAAGCTTAAAATTTATTCGGAAGAGGGAAGAAATATTTATACTCTTGTAGATGGAAATAAAAATGCAGGTACATACAGCGTGAAATTTGATGCATCTAATTTTTCATCCGGAGTTTATTATTATACATTAGAAACCGTGGGAAATCTTTTAACAAAGAAAATGGTTTTAGTGAAATAA
- a CDS encoding T9SS type A sorting domain-containing protein → MKKYVKIFLLTILTTIIYSDSYSQGLNAIVVPDTVNILAVGDNGKMLRTSNGGATWSRTASGTANFKCAGWVGDMVLIGGSDGKVYKTTKANSSVSGYNTGTSNSINGISVRFAVAYACADGGLVYKSTNQGVNWSSVSAGLPNVKLNSIYFMDDNTGMVVGNAGTAYKTTNGGTNWTAVTTGTTRNLLTVYGRVLEYYIGGEWGTFLYGSFPNPAPPVAWDMKTRSDIKCITGPGSFDLKIVGGGGFIRNNKVPTGTYFNNFEVNPMMASLVSIETSALTGTSFACSNVTDAIIKTSNYGASWEFTAGASKSITWVSKLSGSGGIGNNLCMNPNNRDELYVVYGKTMYRSMDRGETWTNFGTVGSSTTTVSSAHSFYVSPLDTNILMCAITSSPTDLVVRSTNYGATWTTILSINFSNYGMPLEMDQNNPNVYYYAPDNGGFWKSTNNGASFTEISGNYPFRSPCDIVVQWGNSNKIMVADGITGSGVANIFKSDNGGVNWTLVHTNPSGASEIPSMCNSAQDTNIVYATNWSQSTRYRTVNGGSNWASIQSTSFSGWGSDLCREDPNVVLTGNYGQGSSLTTNGGLTWTEYSMPSGGCGAGIIVPERGYLIAMQCSGLLKMNITYNVITNVEEQTLTGVPTKYNLYQNFPNPFNPTTEIRYDVLNTGNVSMKVYDQSGKEIYTLVNGIKNAGSYSVKFDASSFASGVYYYTLETGGNIFTKKMILVK, encoded by the coding sequence ATGAAAAAGTATGTTAAGATCTTTTTATTAACAATCCTTACAACGATTATATATTCAGATTCTTACTCTCAGGGTTTGAATGCTATTGTTGTACCGGATACAGTTAATATCCTTGCCGTAGGCGATAACGGTAAAATGCTACGCACCAGCAACGGTGGAGCGACCTGGTCGAGAACAGCTTCCGGTACTGCAAATTTTAAATGCGCAGGTTGGGTAGGAGATATGGTTCTTATCGGCGGCAGCGATGGTAAAGTCTACAAAACTACAAAAGCAAATTCATCTGTTTCAGGATATAACACTGGAACTTCTAATTCAATAAACGGGATTTCTGTAAGATTTGCAGTTGCTTATGCATGTGCTGATGGTGGATTGGTATATAAAAGCACTAACCAGGGAGTTAACTGGTCATCTGTAAGCGCCGGTTTACCAAACGTAAAGTTGAACTCAATCTACTTTATGGATGATAATACAGGGATGGTAGTCGGAAATGCAGGCACTGCATATAAAACAACAAACGGCGGCACAAACTGGACCGCTGTAACTACCGGAACTACAAGAAATTTATTAACAGTTTACGGTCGCGTTTTAGAGTATTACATCGGCGGTGAATGGGGCACATTTTTATACGGAAGTTTCCCAAATCCTGCGCCACCGGTTGCATGGGATATGAAAACACGAAGCGATATTAAGTGTATTACCGGACCAGGTTCGTTTGATTTGAAAATTGTCGGAGGCGGTGGTTTTATAAGAAATAATAAAGTACCAACAGGAACATACTTTAATAATTTTGAAGTAAATCCTATGATGGCTTCATTAGTAAGCATTGAAACATCCGCTTTAACAGGTACAAGTTTCGCCTGCAGTAATGTTACTGATGCTATAATTAAGACATCTAACTATGGTGCTTCATGGGAGTTTACAGCAGGTGCATCAAAGAGCATTACATGGGTATCTAAATTATCAGGTTCAGGCGGTATCGGAAATAATTTGTGCATGAACCCTAACAACAGAGATGAGTTGTATGTGGTTTATGGAAAAACGATGTACAGAAGTATGGATAGGGGAGAAACATGGACAAATTTTGGTACAGTTGGTTCAAGCACAACAACAGTAAGTTCCGCTCACTCCTTTTATGTAAGTCCGCTTGATACAAATATATTGATGTGCGCAATTACAAGTTCTCCTACAGATCTGGTTGTAAGAAGCACAAACTATGGAGCAACCTGGACAACAATTTTATCTATAAATTTCAGTAATTATGGTATGCCCTTAGAAATGGACCAGAACAATCCTAACGTTTATTACTATGCTCCTGACAATGGCGGGTTCTGGAAATCTACAAACAATGGTGCATCATTTACAGAAATCAGCGGTAACTATCCGTTCAGAAGTCCCTGTGATATAGTAGTTCAATGGGGAAATTCAAATAAAATAATGGTTGCCGATGGTATTACAGGCAGCGGCGTTGCAAATATTTTCAAATCTGATAATGGCGGAGTTAACTGGACATTGGTTCATACAAATCCAAGCGGCGCAAGTGAAATTCCATCTATGTGTAATTCAGCACAGGATACTAATATTGTATATGCAACAAACTGGAGCCAAAGCACCAGATACAGAACAGTAAACGGTGGAAGCAACTGGGCTTCAATACAATCTACATCATTCAGCGGCTGGGGTTCCGATCTTTGCCGTGAAGATCCGAACGTTGTTCTCACCGGAAACTACGGGCAAGGTTCTTCACTCACTACAAACGGAGGGCTGACATGGACTGAATATAGTATGCCTTCCGGTGGCTGCGGAGCAGGGATAATTGTACCCGAAAGAGGGTATCTCATTGCAATGCAATGCAGCGGACTTTTAAAAATGAATATTACATACAATGTTATTACAAATGTTGAAGAGCAAACTTTGACGGGAGTTCCTACAAAATATAATTTATATCAGAATTTTCCGAATCCGTTCAATCCTACGACAGAAATAAGGTACGATGTTTTAAATACAGGAAATGTATCTATGAAAGTTTATGACCAGTCCGGCAAAGAAATTTACACATTAGTAAATGGAATAAAAAATGCAGGTTCATACAGTGTAAAATTTGATGCTTCTTCTTTTGCATCGGGTGTTTATTATTATACATTAGAAACGGGCGGAAATATTTTCACTAAAAAAATGATTTTAGTAAAATAA